One window from the genome of Hyalangium gracile encodes:
- a CDS encoding CotH kinase family protein, protein MRLSAWVLGLLLLSACGGATETPPPLPPETSGQEQPEGSPDAGVSPPDSGVPDAGGPRPDAGTPRPDAGTSGPDAGTPVAPAWPELQTSIPTYVLSISPEDQEALDEHIKDRDFMVPARFTFEGRTWNVEVRYRGRSTRFEEKKPWQVRFDKEDRFLGGAKRLELLAEYDDGGYLMEKLWYDLAASVGMKVPSVRYVHLMVNGQYQGVYTEVESIDKPFLKAHGLDGDSDIYRCGMHDCELRPPPAEAYMEAWDKRTNEDQPWDRLWSFIDDISRTPPHQFRAFAEEHVALDEYLTWMVIDAFISNEYQTDSRSYLVFDPKREKWVYVPWDLNNALSLYDRNGSVEAGVTWRAERPPLCFTAYDPLVYELAEFRRNLGYADMKPAWNTLSTRIVDDEVLRARFVSRMRQLLDTWLTEENLNARINAMHRLLAPFILAGPEGKAKDPWVSPPHAAYSPEFLRRFVHERRAWLRAHLSDISAHGQGPLVIDRVGRDASGAWWVQLYNRGNTAAPLDGLYLTGFTRLPTQSRLAAATVPPRGFVTLRQGAADASLRLGAVLSPERPEVALFAADGRTALDMMWLAPLAPGQAYGRQPRGAETFGPQSGP, encoded by the coding sequence GCGGGCGGTCCCAGGCCGGACGCAGGCACGCCTCGTCCGGATGCGGGCACTTCGGGGCCTGACGCGGGCACGCCCGTGGCTCCCGCGTGGCCGGAGCTGCAGACGTCCATCCCCACCTACGTCCTTTCCATCTCACCGGAGGACCAGGAGGCGCTGGACGAGCACATCAAGGATCGGGACTTCATGGTCCCCGCTCGCTTCACCTTCGAGGGGCGCACCTGGAACGTCGAGGTCCGCTACCGCGGCCGCTCCACGCGCTTCGAGGAGAAGAAGCCCTGGCAGGTTCGCTTCGACAAGGAGGATCGCTTCCTGGGCGGGGCCAAGCGCCTGGAGCTGCTCGCGGAGTACGACGATGGCGGCTACCTGATGGAGAAGCTCTGGTACGACCTGGCGGCCAGCGTGGGGATGAAGGTGCCCTCCGTGCGCTACGTCCACCTCATGGTCAACGGCCAGTACCAGGGCGTCTATACGGAGGTCGAGTCCATCGACAAACCGTTCCTCAAGGCACATGGCCTGGACGGAGACAGCGACATCTACCGCTGCGGCATGCACGACTGCGAGCTGCGCCCGCCTCCGGCCGAGGCGTACATGGAGGCGTGGGACAAGCGCACCAACGAGGACCAGCCGTGGGATCGGCTCTGGAGCTTCATCGACGACATCAGCCGCACGCCTCCGCACCAGTTCCGCGCCTTCGCCGAGGAGCACGTGGCGCTGGACGAGTACCTCACGTGGATGGTGATCGACGCCTTCATCTCCAACGAGTACCAGACCGACTCGCGCAGCTACCTCGTGTTCGACCCGAAGCGGGAGAAGTGGGTGTACGTCCCGTGGGATCTCAACAACGCCCTGTCGCTCTATGACAGGAACGGCTCCGTCGAGGCCGGCGTCACGTGGAGGGCCGAGCGTCCGCCGCTCTGCTTCACCGCGTATGATCCGCTGGTGTACGAGCTGGCGGAGTTCCGCCGCAACCTGGGGTACGCCGACATGAAGCCGGCGTGGAACACGCTCTCCACCCGCATCGTCGATGACGAGGTGCTGCGCGCCCGCTTCGTCTCACGGATGCGCCAGCTGCTGGACACCTGGCTGACGGAGGAGAACCTCAACGCGCGCATCAACGCGATGCACCGGCTGCTGGCGCCCTTCATCCTCGCGGGCCCGGAGGGCAAGGCGAAGGATCCCTGGGTGAGCCCACCTCACGCCGCCTACAGCCCCGAGTTCCTCCGCCGCTTCGTGCACGAGCGCCGCGCGTGGCTGCGCGCCCACCTCTCGGACATCTCGGCCCACGGCCAGGGCCCGCTCGTCATCGACCGGGTGGGGCGGGATGCCTCGGGCGCGTGGTGGGTGCAGCTCTACAACCGGGGGAATACGGCGGCGCCGCTCGACGGGCTGTACCTGACCGGCTTCACCCGCCTGCCCACGCAGTCCCGGCTGGCCGCCGCCACCGTGCCGCCTCGTGGTTTCGTCACCCTGCGCCAGGGGGCCGCCGATGCCTCCCTGCGGCTCGGCGCGGTGCTGAGCCCGGAGCGCCCGGAGGTGGCGCTCTTCGCGGCGGACGGGCGGACGGCGCTGGACATGATGTGGCTGGCCCCGCTGGCTCCGGGCCAGGCCTACGGCCGGCAGCCTCGCGGCGCGGAGACGTTCGGTCCCCAGTCTGGACCTTGA